The genomic segment aagttttttctttttttcagaaggGTAACCAAACCAAAATGGGTCACTTAATGAAGAAGTGTGTCCTCCTCCTTATTCTTGGTCTTTTACCATTGACTTTTCTTCATGGTTGGCTCACCAGATTCATCTTTGAAAGCAAGCCGCTCAAGCCTGGAACAATTTTGATGTGGCACCGACCGTTTAGCTCATCTTATGACTTGAGTGGCGATCCGTGCCCGGGCCACCACAACCGAACGCCACTCTGCATCGTCACGGAAGACAAGTCTTTGTTACCTCAGGCGGATGTGGTGGTATTCCACAATCGCGAGATCGCCAATGGGGGTGTCAAACTCCCTCTATCCCTACCCAGACcactgggccagaggtgggccTGGCTGTCTTTGGAGTCCCCTGCTAACAATGGAGATCTGAGGAAATTTGCCAATATTTTCAACTTGACCATAAACTACAGGAGAGATGCTGATATCCGGACAACCTACGGAGAACGGGTAGCGAAAGAGATAGAAGAACAAGGGCCGGTACAAAATGTCACCCATCAAAAAACTTTCTTGGCTTGTTGGGTAGTCAGCAACTACAATCCGTCCCACAGGAGAAGCCAAGTATACAAAGAACTCAAAGCCATCATTCCAGTGAACGTCTTcggaaaatggacaaaaaatcCCCTCAGCTCAGAAGCACTGTTGCCCACAATTTCTCGCTGCTACTTCTACTTGGCGTTCGAAAACTCTGAATTTAAAGATTACATCACAGAAAAGCTGTGGAAGAATGCTTACATGTCCGGGGCAGTTCCTGTCGTCCTTGGAGCGTCGATAAAGGATTACGAGGCCGTAGCACCGCCTCACTCTTTCATCCACGTTGACCAATTTGCATCTGTAAAAGAGCTGGCTGAGTATTTGGTGGAACTAGCAGGAGACCAAAAACGATATGATGAGTATTTTCAGTGGAAGGCGAAGTGGAATGTGAAACTGAGGAATAATTGGCTAGACGGTCTGTGTAAACTCTGCTCCCTCTACGACCATTTACCTACTAATAAGGTTTACGGTGATCTGGAGGCTTGGCAACGTGACACAGGGGCAGCGTAAGGCCCATCATCTGCCTATGTCGAGGTCTCTCTTATATTTAATCACTGTATtctacaattgttttttttttcttgtaattgtTATGCCTTGTTGgattttttcacatttgtgCGTTAATCTAGCATTACATTATTTACACAGTTTTGCCTGTCACCCACACGCAAATGCAGATTTtggacaataaaaaaataactggatatttttgttttcttaataGTTGAAACATCACTGCCCGCCACAAAATTTGTTTCTTTGTGACACGTGTTTACGTCCAATTGACCAATGAAGAGCTGTAACAACAAAATGGGAATCTAAAAAATCAAGGCTTTGTTGTCCTGGCCAAAAGTGCACCAGTAAGAAATCCTCTTTTTAGTATTTTCAGAcagcaaattattttttgggtcacATGGCATCAACGTGAGTGACAATAGAGCAGACCTGGACAATTACTTCCACAAAGGtacgcagtgggtgcaggttttcattccaacccataagaggaaaccttttcaccaatccggtatcctagaagtgcaatcagtggattgcagtcaggtgcttcttgtttcagcagaaatctcattggtcaaaatgtctgcgctggatcggttggaacaaaaacctgcacccacagcggccctcaagaatcggtttggggacccctgcaatAGAGAGTGAGTGATCATGCTTCACTGCcagcatataagccgtacccttcggtcagtcatttttttagttataaatat from the Stigmatopora argus isolate UIUO_Sarg chromosome 16, RoL_Sarg_1.0, whole genome shotgun sequence genome contains:
- the LOC144091192 gene encoding alpha-(1,3)-fucosyltransferase 7-like isoform X2 — translated: MGHLMKKCVLLLILGLLPLTFLHGWLTRFIFESKPLKPGTILMWHRPFSSSYDLSGDPCPGHHNRTPLCIVTEDKSLLPQADVVVFHNREIANGGVKLPLSLPRPLGQRWAWLSLESPANNGDLRKFANIFNLTINYRRDADIRTTYGERVAKEIEEQGPVQNVTHQKTFLACWVVSNYNPSHRRSQVYKELKAIIPVNVFGKWTKNPLSSEALLPTISRCYFYLAFENSEFKDYITEKLWKNAYMSGAVPVVLGASIKDYEAVAPPHSFIHVDQFASVKELAEYLVELAGDQKRYDEYFQWKAKWNVKLRNNWLDGLCKLCSLYDHLPTNKVYGDLEAWQRDTGAA
- the LOC144091192 gene encoding alpha-(1,3)-fucosyltransferase 7-like isoform X1 codes for the protein MHVFRMEETCVPEENPHRHEDIMQSPHRKAVIHDLRTRHALGTARRTVTISRLTTRFIFESKPLKPGTILMWHRPFSSSYDLSGDPCPGHHNRTPLCIVTEDKSLLPQADVVVFHNREIANGGVKLPLSLPRPLGQRWAWLSLESPANNGDLRKFANIFNLTINYRRDADIRTTYGERVAKEIEEQGPVQNVTHQKTFLACWVVSNYNPSHRRSQVYKELKAIIPVNVFGKWTKNPLSSEALLPTISRCYFYLAFENSEFKDYITEKLWKNAYMSGAVPVVLGASIKDYEAVAPPHSFIHVDQFASVKELAEYLVELAGDQKRYDEYFQWKAKWNVKLRNNWLDGLCKLCSLYDHLPTNKVYGDLEAWQRDTGAA
- the LOC144091192 gene encoding alpha-(1,3)-fucosyltransferase 7-like isoform X3 is translated as MMLLLLQVCVGSRDSMLFIFESKPLKPGTILMWHRPFSSSYDLSGDPCPGHHNRTPLCIVTEDKSLLPQADVVVFHNREIANGGVKLPLSLPRPLGQRWAWLSLESPANNGDLRKFANIFNLTINYRRDADIRTTYGERVAKEIEEQGPVQNVTHQKTFLACWVVSNYNPSHRRSQVYKELKAIIPVNVFGKWTKNPLSSEALLPTISRCYFYLAFENSEFKDYITEKLWKNAYMSGAVPVVLGASIKDYEAVAPPHSFIHVDQFASVKELAEYLVELAGDQKRYDEYFQWKAKWNVKLRNNWLDGLCKLCSLYDHLPTNKVYGDLEAWQRDTGAA